In Halobacteroides halobius DSM 5150, the genomic window GGCAAAAGAAGAGCAATGGCAAAGTAGAGCAGGATTTATATTAGCAGTTATTGGTTCAGCTGTGGGATTAGGGAACATATGGAGATTTAGCTATGTAGCTTATGATAATGGGGGAGGAGCTTTTTTAATACCTTATTTTATAGCTTTAGTTATGATTGGAATTCCTATATTGATACTTGAATTTAGTTTTGGTCGTAAAATGAGAGGGTCTGCTGCTCTTTCATTTCGTAAGTTAGCAAAAAAATGGGAATGGTTAGGTTGGTGGCCTACTTTAGCAACGTTAGTGTTAGTAATTTATTATATGGCTATAATTGGTTGGAGTTTAAATTATGTGTTTTATTCTTTTGGGCAAGTATGGGGTAAAAATCCAGAGGCTTTCTTTTATAACCAACATCTTAATTTGACTTCAAGTGTAGGGCAGTTAGGCGGAATTAATTGGACTGTGTTTGCCGCTGTATTTGTAATTTGGATCATTAATTATGCAATAATTTATAATGGGATTGAAAATGGTATAGAAAAAGCATCTAAGATTTTTATGCCGTTATTAGCTATATTAATGTTGGTGATAACAATTAGGGGTATTACACTACCTGGTGCTATAGAAGGAATTAATAAGTATCTACAACCTGATTTCTCTCAATTAATGAATGGTGAGGTTTGGTTAGCAGCTTTTAGTCAAATTTTCTTTACTTTAAGTATAGGTTGGGGAGTTATGATTACTTATTCTAGTTATCAACCTGAGGATTCTGATATAGTTAATAATGCTTTTATTGCTAGTTTGGCTAATTGTGGTTTTAGTTTTATAGTTGGGCTTGGTGTTTTTAGTATTCTTGGTTATATGGCAACTCAAACTGGTCAACCGATAGAAGGGTTAGTAGCTGAAAGTATAGGATTGGCATTTATAGCTTTTCCTAAGGCTATCAATATGTTACCAGCTTTTCAAACAGCCTTTGGTAGTCTATTTTTTATTTCATTAGTAATTGCTGGTCTTTCTTCAAGTATTTCAATGATAGAAGCTACAGTAGCTAATATTCAAGATAAGTTTGCTATTTCTAGAAAAAAAGCTGCTAGTATAGTATGTCTGACTAGTTGTTTAGGAAGTGTTTTGTTTACTACAGGAGCAGGATTATATTTATTAGATATAATTGATCATTTCTTGATGCAATTTGGTGCTGGTTTAGCAGCTATATTCTTTTGTTTAGTATTAGGTTGGGGATATGGAGCCCAACGTTTAAGAAAATTTATGAACCAAGTCTCTGATTTTGAAATAGGAGTTTGGTGGGAGATTATGATTAAGTTGATTACTCCTGGTATTTTAATTATTATGTTTGGAAAAGGAGTAATAGCAAACTTAACCAAAGGATATGGAGATTACTCCACTACAGCTTTAATTTTGGGCTGGTCTATTTCAATTGTAGTTATTTTGTTTGGTATATATTTATCATCTTTGACTTGGCAGGAAAAAAGTGATAATTAAAATTTAGGAGGGCCAATAGTAACTGGCTTTTTTGCTGATAAATTCAACTTGATTGTAGGAATGAGAATTAGTGCAGTTGGAATTGTAGTGGCAGCACCTCTATTATTAAGTTTTAATCAGTTACTAGACCAACAATTGTTAGGATTAAAAGAGGAAAATAAAGTAGCATGATTTAACTTATCGTCCTTTCTGGTATAATAACAGGAGAGGGCGATTTCTATTACCAAGGAGTGATTACAATCGAGTATTCAGAACAACAATTAGCTATTTTATCCGCTCAAAAATATAATATTTTACCTGTGACCTCAGCTTGTAATGTGAATTGTTTATTTTGTAGTCATCAAGGTAACCCAGCAGAAGTTGAAACATTTTCTAAGGGGCATAGACCATTAGTAGAAGTTAAGGAATTAATATCTATGCTAGACCATAGACAGAAAATAGTAATTGGTGAGTCAATTACTAGAATTTGTGAGGGAGAACCAACTACACACCCTCAGTTTAGCCAAATAATGAAGCTGTTAAGAGATAGGTTCCCGGATACACCGATTAAATTAACTACTAATGGAACTAGATTAACAGAGGAGAATATTGATTTATTATCTAAGTTAAATCCGATAGAGATAAATTTATCATTAAATAGTGCTACTTTAGAAGGTAGAGATAAGTTGATGAATGATAGGCAAGGGGCCATGGTGTTAAAAGCTATGCAAAAATTAGAGCAATTAAATATTAAGTATCATGGTAGTATTGTAGCTATGCCTCATCAAGTTGGCTGGGATGATCTAGAAGAAACAATTAGTTATCTTAATCAAACTGGAGCTAAGACAATAAGAGTTTTCCTGCCTGGGTATACTAAATATAGTCCAGAGTATATGAAATTTGAACTTAGTTTATGGCAAGATTTACAGGAGTTTATTGAAGAATGTAAGAGTAACTATCAAGTACCAATTACTTTAGAGCCAACTGAGATAACTAATTTAAACGCTTTAGTAGAAGGAGCAATTCTGAATTCACCAGCCGATAAAGCTGGAATCAAAAGAGGAGATAGGATATTAAAAGTTAATAATCAGCCAGTTTTTTCTAGGGTGGATGCTTTTTATAAATTAACAAAAGCAGAGGAACCTATGGTTATTTTAGAACGTAGTGGAGAAGAAATAGAAATTAGAGTTAAAAAAGAAAAGGGAGAAAAGCCAGGGATAGTTGTTAGTTATGATTTAGCTCCTGATTTGATAGAAAGAATAAAGAAGATAATTAGAAGTTATCGCGCTGATAAGGTGTTAATTCTTACTTCTCAATTAGCAGAAGCCAGGTTAAAATTGGCTAGTGATTCCTTAAAACCAGATAATACTACAGAAATAAAGATTTTAGCTGTTGAAAATCAATTTTTTGCAGGTTCTATTTTAAGCGCAGGGTTATTAACAGTAGATGATTTCAAACAAAGATTAAGGGGTTATCAAGGTGCATTAGCTATTTATGATTTAGTCTTATTACCCCAAATAGCTTTTGATTTTGCTGGCTATGATTTAGTAGGAGAGAGATATCATCAATTAGAAGATGAGTTTGAGATAGAAATGGAATTAGTGTAAGTAATAAAGAAGAGGGGGGAAAGAATGAAAGTAGTAGTTATTGGTGCTGGAATGGTAGGTAGTGATGTAACAGGTAGATTGTTGGCCCAAGGGTCAATATCAGAAATTGTACTAGTAGATATTAATCAAGATAAAGCAGAAGGGGAAGTAATGGATTATTCACATACTACCTCTTATAATTATAATCCTAGTGCTAGTTTAGAAGTGGGGGATTATAGTGATTGTCAGGGGGCTGACTTAATAGTATTAACTGCTGGGCCAAGCATTAAGGAAGGTCAGTCTCGTCGTGATTTAGCATTACAAAATGCCCAAGTAACAAAAGAAATTATGGAACAGATTATAAAGTATACTACTGATGCTTTAATTATTCCTGTGACAAATCCGGTAGATGTAGTCACATATACAGCAGTGAAATCAGGTTATGACCGTGATAAAGTTATTGGAACAGGAACAATAGTTGATAGTGCTAGGTTAATGAGAATAATCGGAAATAAGTATCAGTTGGATCCTAAGAATATATTTGGCTATATTTTAGGTGAACATGGTAAAGTTTCTTTTGTACCTTGGAGTATAGCTGGTATCTGTGGTTATGATTTTGAAACTTTTGCTCAAATAAGAGGTTTAGATGTAGAGTTAAATAAGAAGAAGATAACTAAACAAGTACAGCAGATAGGTTTTGATATTTGGAAAAAGAAAGGTTATACAAATCATGGGATTGCTGCTGGGGTAGCCAGGATTGTTAAAGCTATTTCTTTAGATGAGGAAGCTGTATTACCAGTTTCAGTCTATTTAGATAGAGAGTATGAAATTGAAGGAGTAGCTTTAAGTGTTCCTTGTATAATAGGAGAGCAAGGAATTGAAAAAATATTAGAATTTCCATTAACTAAAGAAGAATTAAAAAAATTAGAAGATGCTGCTAAATCATTGGAGAATACGATTAAAGAAATTAAGGTATGAAACTGAGGTTAAGGCTAAGCCTGATAATTTTAAGGTTTAGCCTTATTTTCTTAACCTCAGCTTTAGTTTTTAGTTAGTTAATGCTTGAATAGGAGCTGGGATTCTTCCTCCTCGGTGTACAAATTTATCTGATTTATATTGACTAACTTTCATAATTGGTGCTTCTCCTAATAATCCTCCAA contains:
- a CDS encoding sodium-dependent transporter, which gives rise to MAKEEQWQSRAGFILAVIGSAVGLGNIWRFSYVAYDNGGGAFLIPYFIALVMIGIPILILEFSFGRKMRGSAALSFRKLAKKWEWLGWWPTLATLVLVIYYMAIIGWSLNYVFYSFGQVWGKNPEAFFYNQHLNLTSSVGQLGGINWTVFAAVFVIWIINYAIIYNGIENGIEKASKIFMPLLAILMLVITIRGITLPGAIEGINKYLQPDFSQLMNGEVWLAAFSQIFFTLSIGWGVMITYSSYQPEDSDIVNNAFIASLANCGFSFIVGLGVFSILGYMATQTGQPIEGLVAESIGLAFIAFPKAINMLPAFQTAFGSLFFISLVIAGLSSSISMIEATVANIQDKFAISRKKAASIVCLTSCLGSVLFTTGAGLYLLDIIDHFLMQFGAGLAAIFFCLVLGWGYGAQRLRKFMNQVSDFEIGVWWEIMIKLITPGILIIMFGKGVIANLTKGYGDYSTTALILGWSISIVVILFGIYLSSLTWQEKSDN
- a CDS encoding DUF512 domain-containing protein, producing the protein MITIEYSEQQLAILSAQKYNILPVTSACNVNCLFCSHQGNPAEVETFSKGHRPLVEVKELISMLDHRQKIVIGESITRICEGEPTTHPQFSQIMKLLRDRFPDTPIKLTTNGTRLTEENIDLLSKLNPIEINLSLNSATLEGRDKLMNDRQGAMVLKAMQKLEQLNIKYHGSIVAMPHQVGWDDLEETISYLNQTGAKTIRVFLPGYTKYSPEYMKFELSLWQDLQEFIEECKSNYQVPITLEPTEITNLNALVEGAILNSPADKAGIKRGDRILKVNNQPVFSRVDAFYKLTKAEEPMVILERSGEEIEIRVKKEKGEKPGIVVSYDLAPDLIERIKKIIRSYRADKVLILTSQLAEARLKLASDSLKPDNTTEIKILAVENQFFAGSILSAGLLTVDDFKQRLRGYQGALAIYDLVLLPQIAFDFAGYDLVGERYHQLEDEFEIEMELV
- a CDS encoding L-lactate dehydrogenase — protein: MKVVVIGAGMVGSDVTGRLLAQGSISEIVLVDINQDKAEGEVMDYSHTTSYNYNPSASLEVGDYSDCQGADLIVLTAGPSIKEGQSRRDLALQNAQVTKEIMEQIIKYTTDALIIPVTNPVDVVTYTAVKSGYDRDKVIGTGTIVDSARLMRIIGNKYQLDPKNIFGYILGEHGKVSFVPWSIAGICGYDFETFAQIRGLDVELNKKKITKQVQQIGFDIWKKKGYTNHGIAAGVARIVKAISLDEEAVLPVSVYLDREYEIEGVALSVPCIIGEQGIEKILEFPLTKEELKKLEDAAKSLENTIKEIKV